One window of the Vigna radiata var. radiata cultivar VC1973A chromosome 1, Vradiata_ver6, whole genome shotgun sequence genome contains the following:
- the LOC106769107 gene encoding U-box domain-containing protein 40-like — MEIQQSLKLTIHKKWPSSPKKTPKDSEPINTTATPKLKWKKIFFHTKTKPKIQTPPDEFLCPVSRSLMFDPVIVSSGHSFERSSVEACKNLNFTPQLPDGTTPDFSTLIPNLALKSAILKWCHTTHTPPPLPHNNLVQQTSISPDTKLVQQTSISPDTPTLNLVQTSISPTIEEKLSHRDPILDSLDENPPSSNLRRHAETEVPIRPTHLYTSSEESIATSSASTPPFQLATRPSCCYYSSPSSSEIEPAATPEEEEITGKLKSSQQNIIEEALLSLRKLTRVREETRVQLCTPRILSALRSLVLSKHVNVQVNALASLVNLSLEKSNKVKIVRSGMVPPLIEVLKFGSPEAQEHCAGALFSLSLEDDNKTAIGVLGGLGPLLQMLRVESERTRHDSALALYHLSLVQSNRSKMVKLGSIPVLLSMVKLGHMTGRVLLILGNLGSGSDGRAAMLDAGVVECLVGLLSGPDLATGSTRESCVTVMYALSHGGLRFKAVAKAAGLVEVLQKVEKVGSERARHKVRKILEMMRAKEVEEEDVDWEELLDSGLGCRTRGRLGGGLDESSANSAEF, encoded by the coding sequence ATGGAGATTCAACAATCGCTGAAGCTCACCATCCACAAGAAATGGCCATCGTCACCAAAGAAAACACCAAAAGATTCAGAACCGATAAACACCACTGCAACTCCCAAGCTCAAATGGAAGAAAATCTTCTTTCACACTAAAACCAAACCCAAAATCCAAACCCCCCCAGATGAGTTCCTCTGCCCCGTTTCCCGTTCCCTCATGTTCGACCCCGTCATCGTCTCCTCCGGCCACTCCTTCGAACGCTCCTCCGTCGAAGCCTGTAAAAATCTCAACTTTACACCACAACTCCCCGACGGCACTACCCCCGATTTCTCCACCCTCATCCCCAACCTCGCCCTTAAATCCGCCATCCTCAAGTGGTGCCACACCACCCACACACCCCCTCCTCTACCCCACAACAACCTCGTGCAGCAAACCTCCATCTCCCCTGACACGAAACTAGTACAGCAGACCTCGATTTCCCCAGACACCCCCACCTTAAACCTCGTACAAACCTCGATCTCCCCTACCATAGAAGAAAAGCTCTCCCACAGAGATCCGATCCTGGATTCCCTGGACGAAAACCCACCCTCCAGCAACCTCCGCCGCCACGCGGAAACCGAGGTGCCCATAAGACCGACGCATCTGTACACGAGCTCGGAGGAATCCATAGCTACATCCTCGGCCTCGACGCCGCCGTTTCAACTCGCCACGCGCCCCAGTTGCTGCTACTATTCTTCCCCTTCCTCGTCAGAAATCGAACCTGCCGCAACgccagaagaagaagaaatcacaGGGAAGCTCAAAAGCTCACAACAGAACATAATCGAGGAAGCGCTTCTCTCTCTGAGAAAACTCACCCGAGTGAGAGAAGAAACCCGGGTTCAACTCTGCACTCCGCGGATACTCTCTGCGTTACGCTCCCTCGTGTTGTCGAAACACGTGAACGTTCAGGTGAACGCTTTGGCTTCATTGGTGAACCTTTCTCTGGAGAAGAGTAACAAAGTGAAGATCGTGCGGTCGGGGATGGTGCCACCGTTGATCGAGGTTCTGAAATTCGGATCCCCTGAGGCGCAGGAACACTGTGCTGGCGCGTTGTTCAGTTTATCTCTCGAAGACGATAACAAAACCGCCATTGGTGTTCTGGGTGGTTTGGGTCCGCTGCTTCAGATGCTCCGAGTCGAGAGCGAGCGGACTCGGCACGACTCGGCCTTGGCGCTTTACCATTTGTCTTTGGTTCAGAGTAACCGGTCCAAGATGGTTAAACTCGGTTCGATTCCGGTTCTTTTAAGTATGGTTAAATTGGGTCACATGACGGGCCGGGTTTTATTGATCTTGGGGAACTTGGGTTCCGGGTCGGATGGACGGGCCGCGATGTTGGATGCGGGTGTTGTGGAGTGTCTGGTCGGGTTGCTGAGTGGACCCGACTTGGCTACCGGATCGACTCGGGAGAGTTGTGTGACGGTGATGTACGCGTTGAGTCACGGCGGTTTAAGATTTAAGGCGGTGGCAAAGGCGGCGGGGCTGGTGGAGGTGTTGCAGAAGGTGGAGAAAGTGGGGAGTGAGAGGGCTAGGCATAAGGTGAGAAAGATTTTGGAGATGATGAGGGCCAAGGAGGTGGAGGAGGAAGATGTGGATTGGGAAGAGTTGCTAGACTCGGGGCTGGGTTGTCGGACTCGGGGCCGACTCGGTGGCGGGTTGGACGAGTCGAGTGCTAACTCGGCCGAGTTTTGA